In Clupea harengus chromosome 13, Ch_v2.0.2, whole genome shotgun sequence, one DNA window encodes the following:
- the LOC116223122 gene encoding histone-lysine N-methyltransferase PRDM9-like has product MNMSKREWLKQQNGQLNSYKRGGSLRSRPRVSYVEEEVPKDEDYLYCEDCESFYIDECGVHGPPNFIPDTPAPVGVPDRARLTLPPGLVVRKSNIPNAGLGVFNQGQTVPRGAHFGPYEGEVMDRDEAIESGYSWVTYKSRHTDEYIDAKRETHSNWMRYVNCARDDEEQNLVAFQYRGGIVYRCCKPIAPGEELLVWYGEDYARDLGISFDYLWDIKSSAKEVTASQVFSCSLCPFSYTAQIYLHKHIRRSHTDEYVRLLRSGEIRSETLAPSRSSNQQTQKPLTVPSRSTSSKVAPNPSSQQEGANDKRSHHCTQCGKSFTLEKNLKRHQRTHTGERPYHCTQCGKSFTLEKNLKRHQRIHTGERPYHCTQCGKSFTLEHHLKKHQRTHTGERPYHCTQCDKSFTREQHLKRHQRTHTGERPYHCTQCGKSFTREGSLKRHQRTHTGERPYHCTQCGKSFTQDAHLKLHQRTHTGERPYHCTQCGKSFTQEGTLKLHQRTHTGERPYHCTQCGKSFTEGGTLKLHQRTHTGERPYHCTQCGKSFTEGGTLKRHQRIHTGERPYHCTQCGKSFARETHLKLHQRIHTGERPYHCTQCGKSFTSTGQLKRHQCTHTKEP; this is encoded by the exons ATGAACA tgtcaaagagagagtggttgaaaCAGCAGAATGGCCAGTTGAACAGCTACAAGCGTGGAGGCAGCCTGCGCAGCAGACCCAGAGTGAGCTACGTAGAGGAAGAGGTGCCCAAGGATGAAGATTACCTCT ACTGTGAGGACTGTGAGTCTTTCTACATTGATGAGTGTGGGGTCCATGGCCCCCCTAACTTCATCCCTGACACCCCAGCTCCTGTAGGGGTCCCAGACCGAGCCAGACTCACCCTGCCACCTGGACTGGTGGTCAGAAAGTCCAACATCCCAAACGCAGGTCTGGGGGTGTTCAACCAGGGCCAGACGGTGCCAAGAGGGGCGCACTTTGGCCCCTATGAGGGAGAGGTGATGGACAGGGACGAGGCCATAGAGAGCGGATACTCCTGGGTG ACATACAAGAGCCGACATACAGATGAGTACATAGACGCAAAGAGAGAAACTCACTCCAACTGGATGAG GTATGTGAACTGCGCTCGTGACGATGAGGAGCAGAACCTGGTGGCGTTTCAGTACAGAGGGGGGATTGTGTATCGCTGCTGTAAGCCCATCGCCCCTGGAGAGGAACTGCTCGTCTGGTATGGAGAGGACTACGCCAGAGACCTGGGCATCAGCTTCGACTACCTGTGGGACATCAAGAGTAGCGCCAAAG agGTGACAGCGTCTCAGGTGTTCTCGTGCTCCCTGTGTCCGTTTTCCTACACGGCTCAAATCTACCTCCACAAGCACATCAGGAGGAGCCACACGGACGAGTACGTGCGACTGCTGAGGTCTGGAGAGATCAGATCAGAGACTTTGGCACCTTCCAGAAGCAGcaaccaacaaacacaaaaacctcTAACTGTGCCGTCCAGGTCAACATCCAGTAAAGTCGCCCCTAACCCCTCTTCACAACAGGAAGGAGCGAATGACAAGAGAagtcaccactgcactcagtgtggcaagagctttactcTAGAGAAGAATCTCAAACGACatcagcgcactcacacaggagagagaccataccactgcactcagtgtggcaagagctttactcTAGAGAAGAATCTCAAACGACACCagcgcattcacacaggagagaggccgtaccactgcactcagtgtggcaagagctttactcTAGAGCATCATCTCAAAAaacaccagcgcactcacacaggagagaggccgtaccactgcactcagtgtgacAAGAGTTTTACTCGAGAGCAGCATCTCAAACgacaccagcgcactcacacaggagagaggccgtaccactgcactcagtgtggcaagagttttACTCGAGAGGGAAGTCTCAAAAgacaccagcgcactcacacaggagagaggccgtaccactgcactcagtgtggcaagagctttactcAAGATGCACATCTCAAActacaccagcgcactcacacaggagagaggccgtaccactgcactcagtgtggcaagagctttactcAAGAGGGAACTCTCAAActacaccagcgcactcacacaggagagaggccgtaccactgcactcagtgtggcaagagctttactgAGGGGGGGACTCTCAAActacaccagcgcactcacactggagagaggccgtaccactgcactcagtgtggcaagagctttactgAGGGGGGGACTCTCAAACGACACCagcgcattcacacaggagagaggccgtaccactgcactcagtgtggcaagagttttGCTCGAGAGACACATCTCAAACTACACCagcgcattcacacaggagagaggccgtaccactgcactcagtgtggcaagagcttcacTTCTACGGGTCAATTAAAGAGACAccagtgcactcacacaaaagAACCCTAA